TTTCTCAGAGCTTCAAGGGGACTGGAGGGTATCTGTCCCCCATTCTTATTCCTACCCAATATTCACTTAGCTTCTGACCTCCATGGCAGCAGGTAGAAGAATGATCTCAATAATCAGTCTCCTTTAAAGCTGCACTGTGCTTTACAAATTTGCAGAAGTGCTCTATTATCTCTAAGATACCAGGGACTTGCCATCCACTGGGGTGGAATGGAGACACTGTCCTTGAAGGCCTGGGAGAACTGGCCCCTAAGGGTACAAAGTCAGGGGGTGCAGCAGGGACTTTGGGTGACCCCTACCTTAACCATCTGTTTTAGTTCACCGCCATCTGTAAGAGTTCAGATAGAGGTCATCTGCTGTACCCTGACCCTCCCCACAGAAGGCTGGGGAGCTTGGCTTTTACTTGTGAGAAATCAACTCGTTTTTTAAGCACTTGCCTTCTACCAACCCCAGCTTGTAATCAGGTTGGTCCCCCCACCCTCGCGCCTGTCCAAGGGGGTGTAGAAGCCTCTTGACTCTTGGCAAGAAGTTCCATGACCCTAATGACTCTGTCATGCCCCTCCCTGGCCCTAGACCCCAAACATATCTCCTCCCCAATTTACTCTTCTCACCCCACCCAGGGACAGACTTTTCCCCTGCTCTTTTTGTCCTAGGAACCCCGCTAGTTTGGGAAGGTAGCGTCTGGGTTGGGGAGGGCTTCCTCTTCCCTGCTCGAGGGTGCgggtggggtagggtgggtggggggagacagccctggggcagggggaATGGTCTCTCCACTGTAGAAGTAGAGTAGGATTGTGGTCAGACTTAATTTGAGGCATCTAGTGAAGACACGTTACAAGTCCACCAGGAAAAccatttcaaaagcaaaataaaggcGGGAAACAAAACGGACCCATGAATAATCAAGTCAAAGTGATGTTGCACAAAATGCAGAGAAACCAAGAAGGGGGAGGGTTAATGTATTAAATGTGCTATTAAgaacttaattttattaaaagtattattACTTAAGGCTCAGGCTGCTTTCTTGACACGTTGGTTGGAACCACCTGAGGGTGAGTGGGGTTTTCTCTAATGTCAGTCCGGGCGACCTTGCTCACCTTGCATGAAGTGGATGGCTCCTTATCTGTCTGCTCTCCACAGCTCCCTACTTGGGTCTCCAAGTGCTCAACccctcttttctctccatttACCTCCTTCTGTTCCTTGGGGCATCAGGGGACCTCATTCGACCCTGCCTTGCAGAACAGGAGAAGGCTAGGCAAGTCCACCTAGACCTTGCCTGGAAAGCCAGCTTCTGAACTTGATGGAGAAAGGGCAGAGCTGAGAGCTTGACCCTCTCATCAATCCGCACCAGATTCAACCCATCcctacacaccacatcttctcttCAGGGTCAAGCAGAAACCTGGATGGAAGACAGGCCTTCCACCTCCCAGGCTTAAAATCCCTTCCCCAGCACACACAGACTGGGCTGGCCCTGACTCCCCCTTTACTTAAAcatctccccctgcctcctcccctcacccctggcATTGGAGTGACCTCAGCTCTTGGCACCAGGGCCCAGGGCACCAGATGGTACCCGCTGATGGTATCCTTTGTCTCTCCTTCCAGATACCCCCTCTCTGCCATGCTGTCCTCCCTCTTCCACCTGCCCTGGGGGTTGGCAGAGGGAAAGGCGGGCACCTCCCACCCCCTTGGCACTGTCCCCAGACCACAAGACTCCAGAGACAGCTGGCCCTGGGGGGCAGTGAATATGGTGGGGAggatgaggggaggggaaggggaacaAGGACTCAGAGGAGGGCCCAGAGATGCAGGGGAGGCAGCAGGATGGTCAGGCTTGATATAAAACACAGCTTTATTGGAGGGCCGTAGTCTGTGAGGGGGGTGACCGATAATAgaggtctgggggtggggagggccacATTGAGACCTTAGAGCTCTGCAGGGCTGTGAACAGGGACTGGCCACTCTGACATCTGGACCAACAGGGCAGAGAAAGCTCCTggagctgggcagggctgggggggcGCCGGAACACAGTGGGGGCAGGTCAGAGGCTGATGCAACAGGCCCTCTTCTCCCCAGGACCCAGCTCCTGCCCAGCCGGGCCACTGCCCAGGGTAACGGCATTGGTCCGGGTGTTGTTCTGCTTCTGCCTGGACACCTTGGCGAAGATCTCTGTGAGGGCAGAGGGCAGTGATCAGGTCAGACGAAGATTAGGAGCCCACCCTCCCCATGTACACTCTGCGTGCCCCTTTCTGAACGCTGGGGGTTTTGCTGGAAGGAAGAGGAGTTTGGGCACCTGGGTCCCATCTACTTACATGGGTGGAGTGGGACTAAGACTCAGCTCCCTGGGAGTGTGGCCTCCTGGTTCTTTCCCTAAGCTCCAGCTGACAGGGGTGGGGGTGTATGAGGGAGGCTCTGAGGAGGCTGGGGGGGAGCCCTCAGAGGGGATGAGGAATCGGCTGGCGTGGCTGAGGGCTGGGTGTCTACGTTCCTCCCACTGCCCGCGGAAGCCTCAGGGGTCGGATGGCGGTGCCTGCTGAATGGAGGCAGGGACTCTACCTTTGAGGACAGTTTCAAAGGCCAGCTCAACATTGGTGGAGTCCAGGGCCGAGGTCTCCAAGAAGAGCAGCCCATTGTTTTCTGACAGAAAGGAAACACACCATTAGTTGTGAAGGGTCAAGACAATAATATTTACTTCACGTTTTACCATGCACGTTCGTTACACGCTAAACCCTTGGCATGTGTAGCTCATTTAAACCTTAAAACAAACTGGAAGGTAGGTTGGAATACTATTCCTTTCTTTTAGAAGAGGAAACTGTAGCCTAAAAACAGAGAGAACGAACAAAGAACTTGCTTTGTGTCCCACATCTAGCCACTCACCAAGAGATGTGGGCTAGGCCATGGGACCCCACAGCCTGCACCCTTAACCACTGTCTCCTGCTGCCTCTAAACCCCAGAAAGCTCCTGGGGAGTGTGACAGGAGACAgtcaagggaagcccatctgccATGATCTCAGCATGGCTGTGTGGGCTGCCTTAAAACCAACTATGAATACTTACCCATAAAGACAGGGCAAATGGGGCGGGACATAATGAGGGACACAGGGTCACTGAGGGGAAGGGCTAGGAGATTCTGAGGCCGACAGAATGGAGGTAGGGGGACCCTGGGCAGGAAGTGCAGGCCTGAGCCCCACAGTGGGAGCGGGGGCTGGGATTGATTGCATTGGCAGAGCAGCCGGAGGGGCCAGGCTGGGATGTGGTGGGCTCTCACCAGCAAACATGCGGGCTTCCTCAGTGGGCACCTCCCGGGACTGGCTGAGGTCACTTTTGTTACCAACAAGCATGACGACGATTGTGGCCTCGGCATGGTCGTAGAGCTCCTTCAGCCAGCGCTCCACCACGGCATAAGTCTGGTGCTTGGTTAGGTCAAACACCAGGAGGGCCCCCACAGCACCGCGATAGTACCTGGGTGGGGGTCAGTGGGTGGACAGAGGCAAGGTCAGGGCCATCAAGCCTAACCTCAGAGCAGAGCTCTTAGGCCAAAAGCCAGAGATGAGCACCAGAGACAGGGAAATATGAAGATTACAGTCCAGAGACCCAAACCACACAGGGCAGCCCAGAGCTCCCATGTCTGATGCTGAAAGCCCTCCAAGATACTGGTCTTGGAGTCTCTGAAGACTCACCTCCCTTCTCCAAAACCActggctccctcctccctcctaaCCCCTCTGCGGCCTCTGGTCTTTGTTCTGATGTTAGCCACAGCTATCCACAGATATATACCAGGGCTCTGGTCAAACTAGCTTCCTGGATGCCCAACACCCCAAATGTCCCTCACATAGCTCCTTGACCCCCAGCGCTTCTCTCTCATGGCCATCGTTCTAGAACTAGCTGAATCTCCCTGATCATCTGAGGCACCCTTACTAAGCATCCAGTCTCACTCTTGGAAGTTTGATAGCGCTTCTTCAGACTGGTGGTATAAAATTATTCCCATTGTATCGATGAGTCAGCTGAGGCTTGTAAGAGTCAATTGACCAGTCCAAGAGTGATGAATATGTATAAACAAAGCCACAAAGCCCCCAGCTCCTGCTTCCTGCCCCCTTGCAAgtgctgccccccacccacccacaccccccccccccacacacacacatgcacaagcacacacaccaCCTTTGGCTGACACTGCCTGGGAGACGCTCTGTGTCCAGTATCAAGAGGCTTATGTTCCTCTGTGTCCTCTGAGGTTTGTGAAATGTGGTTATGGGGTCCAGCCTTTCACCTTGCAGTTAGATAGTGAAGGTTGCCAAGTGCAAAGCACTGCAGAAGTGAGGGGGGGTGCTCTTGATCCTAGAGTATCTCCCCATCACAGCGGCACCCCAGTCTCACCTGCTTGAAACACAAACTTCTTATATCTAAAGAGGGATTAATGATAGCACCTTATTCCTGGGGCATTTGGAGGAGTACATAAAATGCCCCATGTAAAGTGTCTTGTACCttccctggcacatagtaaagaCAGGTAAGTGGTGGTGATGACTCTTGCTTTCAGTCCCAGCAGTCAGTATCATTGCTTCCTGTCTCAGAGTGTTCGTAACTCAGAGTACTCGTGTCTTCTCACCTGAGCCCCGCGGTCCCATTCAGGGAACTCCCTGCTGAGGTTCcttgcctcctcttcctccacttCTCCTCCAGTGGTATACCCTGACTTCCCCAGCACCCCAGCACCCCCGTACACCCCCAGCCCGGGGCTCACGCCGAAGTGATGGCTCGGTACCGCTCCAGGCCAGCCGTGTCCCAGATCTGGGCCTTGATAGCAGCGGTGCCCAGCATGACAGTGCGGGT
This portion of the Cervus canadensis isolate Bull #8, Minnesota chromosome 2, ASM1932006v1, whole genome shotgun sequence genome encodes:
- the RAB25 gene encoding ras-related protein Rab-25, producing MGNRAEEDYNFVFKVVLIGESGVGKTNLLSRFTRNEFSHDSRTTIGVEFSTRTVMLGTAAIKAQIWDTAGLERYRAITSAYYRGAVGALLVFDLTKHQTYAVVERWLKELYDHAEATIVVMLVGNKSDLSQSREVPTEEARMFAENNGLLFLETSALDSTNVELAFETVLKEIFAKVSRQKQNNTRTNAVTLGSGPAGQELGPGEKRACCISL